A region of uncultured Draconibacterium sp. DNA encodes the following proteins:
- a CDS encoding sigma 54-interacting transcriptional regulator: MEIKCRKGGEECYGLSEMTLLFDISQRLIQSKMFKNDLNTIVKMVAEYLGAERCFLTILNREDEHIYMEAAYGVNTSQQARAKYKLGEGIIGKVVEMARPVVVEKISKSSLFLNRTNQELYKDGKELTFVCVPVIDEGRVTGTLSFARVYNPYISVDEDTRLLSIIGSMVIRATLHRQERLEELETLKQKNLELESKISGQKHVNMIGNSGKMRDVFSLVQMVGKTSSTVLIRGESGVGKELVADAIHEASTRKGKSFIKVNCSALPESLIESELFGHEKGAFTGADVQRKGRFELANGGTIFLDEIGDIPLSTQVKLLRMIQQREFERVGGTQTIKSDVRIICATNRKLEEMIENEEFREDLYYRINVFPIYIPSLRERRDDIPQLVDHFIGKFNKENQTKIKRITTSALDMLMVYKWPGNIRELENCIERACILSTDNVIHSYNLPPSLQTAHSSNTSSKGGMVYTVEQVEKQLIRDALTSTKGNITKAAEELRITERMLGTRLKKYEIDAWRYKV, encoded by the coding sequence ATGGAAATTAAATGCAGAAAGGGCGGGGAAGAATGTTACGGTCTGAGTGAAATGACTTTGCTTTTTGATATAAGTCAGCGATTGATTCAGAGCAAAATGTTCAAGAATGACTTAAATACCATTGTAAAAATGGTGGCAGAGTACCTTGGTGCCGAACGCTGTTTTTTAACCATTTTAAACCGCGAGGACGAACATATTTATATGGAAGCCGCATATGGTGTAAATACCAGCCAGCAGGCACGGGCAAAATATAAACTGGGCGAAGGGATTATAGGGAAAGTTGTTGAAATGGCGCGGCCTGTTGTGGTTGAAAAAATATCTAAATCATCGTTGTTTTTAAACCGGACAAACCAGGAACTTTACAAAGACGGTAAAGAACTAACCTTTGTTTGTGTGCCGGTTATTGATGAAGGAAGAGTTACCGGAACATTAAGTTTTGCCCGCGTTTATAATCCGTATATCAGTGTTGATGAGGATACACGGCTACTGTCGATTATTGGTTCGATGGTGATACGCGCAACCTTACACCGCCAGGAGCGGCTGGAAGAACTGGAGACACTGAAGCAAAAAAACCTGGAACTGGAAAGCAAGATATCAGGACAAAAGCACGTGAATATGATCGGGAATTCGGGGAAAATGCGCGATGTATTTTCGCTGGTTCAAATGGTTGGAAAAACCAGCTCAACCGTTCTTATTCGTGGAGAAAGTGGTGTGGGTAAGGAACTGGTGGCCGATGCCATTCACGAAGCCAGTACCCGAAAAGGAAAAAGCTTTATAAAAGTAAACTGCTCGGCCTTGCCCGAATCGCTGATTGAGAGTGAACTGTTCGGACACGAAAAAGGAGCGTTTACCGGTGCCGATGTGCAACGCAAAGGTCGTTTTGAACTGGCCAACGGAGGTACCATCTTTTTGGATGAGATTGGCGATATTCCGTTGTCGACCCAGGTGAAGCTTTTGAGGATGATCCAGCAGCGCGAGTTTGAGCGGGTAGGAGGTACGCAAACCATAAAATCGGACGTGCGGATTATCTGTGCTACCAACCGGAAGCTGGAAGAAATGATCGAGAACGAAGAGTTTCGCGAGGATTTGTATTACCGGATTAATGTTTTCCCGATTTATATCCCGTCGTTGCGCGAGCGCCGCGATGATATTCCGCAGCTGGTAGATCATTTTATCGGTAAGTTTAATAAAGAGAACCAGACAAAAATTAAGCGAATTACCACTTCGGCACTCGATATGTTGATGGTGTACAAATGGCCGGGTAACATTCGCGAACTGGAAAACTGCATTGAGCGGGCGTGTATTTTAAGCACCGACAATGTGATTCACAGTTATAATTTACCACCGTCGTTGCAAACAGCCCATTCGTCGAATACCAGTTCGAAAGGAGGAATGGTGTATACCGTTGAGCAGGTTGAAAAACAGTTGATTCGCGATGCACTAACATCAACAAAAGGAAATATTACCAAAGCTGCCGAGGAGCTGCGAATAACCGAACGGATGCTGGGCACGCGCCTTAAGAAGTACGAAATTGATGCGTGGAGATATAAAGTTTAA
- a CDS encoding GNAT family N-acetyltransferase — protein MEKKLIQVDLQNPVHCEQVLHLLNDYMEDEMGIRESMPDGLGPQIIEGLKRHSAYMGFFVCVGDNFAGLANCNLNFSTWKASPLINIHDLIVSPHFRQQGVGLFLLKGIEKYAEENGYCRINLEVRHDNFKAQNLYRKAGFKECEPNNFFWENRI, from the coding sequence ATGGAAAAAAAACTCATTCAGGTTGATTTGCAAAACCCTGTTCATTGCGAGCAGGTGCTTCATCTTTTAAATGATTACATGGAAGATGAGATGGGGATTCGCGAATCGATGCCGGATGGACTTGGTCCCCAAATTATTGAAGGTCTGAAACGGCATTCGGCATACATGGGTTTTTTTGTTTGTGTTGGCGACAATTTTGCCGGGCTGGCCAATTGTAACCTTAACTTTTCAACCTGGAAAGCCAGTCCGCTAATTAATATCCACGATTTAATTGTATCTCCCCACTTTCGCCAGCAGGGTGTTGGCCTGTTTTTGTTAAAAGGAATTGAAAAATATGCCGAAGAAAACGGATACTGCCGCATAAACCTCGAAGTGCGCCACGATAATTTTAAAGCCCAAAACCTATACAGAAAGGCTGGCTTTAAAGAATGCGAACCCAATAATTTTTTCTGGGAAAACCGGATATAA